One Bradyrhizobium zhanjiangense DNA segment encodes these proteins:
- a CDS encoding enoyl-CoA hydratase-related protein: MSTSAITSPPLANVLYETRGAIAYVTVNRPKVLNALDAATWQDLSTAFEDAKSDPTIRGVILTGAGDKAFIAGADISAMAQATAIDAERSSRFGQQVLDLIENLGKPVVAAINGFALGGGCETAMACTIRITVEHAKYGQPEVKLGLLPGGGGTQRLPRLVGKGRALQLILSGGLISAQEAYRIGLVNEIVPASDLIPRAEAILNEIAANAPIAVKFALDATNKGMETSQSEGLALEASYFGLCAGTEDKKEGTSAFLEKRAPRFLGR, from the coding sequence ATGTCAACATCAGCAATTACGTCGCCACCGCTTGCGAATGTCCTCTACGAGACACGGGGCGCAATCGCCTATGTAACGGTCAACCGGCCCAAGGTGCTCAACGCTCTTGACGCAGCAACCTGGCAGGACCTGTCGACCGCATTCGAGGATGCGAAAAGCGACCCGACCATCCGCGGCGTCATTCTGACGGGAGCGGGCGACAAAGCCTTTATCGCCGGTGCCGACATCAGCGCCATGGCGCAAGCGACTGCCATTGACGCTGAACGGTCCAGCCGCTTCGGACAGCAAGTCCTCGATCTCATCGAGAATCTCGGCAAGCCGGTGGTCGCGGCGATCAACGGCTTTGCGCTCGGCGGCGGCTGCGAGACCGCGATGGCTTGCACCATCCGCATTACGGTAGAGCACGCGAAGTATGGCCAGCCGGAGGTGAAGCTCGGATTGCTTCCCGGTGGTGGCGGCACGCAGCGGCTGCCGCGCCTCGTCGGCAAGGGCCGTGCTCTCCAGCTCATTCTGTCAGGCGGACTGATCAGCGCGCAGGAGGCGTACCGCATCGGGCTGGTCAACGAGATCGTCCCCGCGTCCGACCTGATCCCGCGCGCGGAAGCGATCCTGAACGAGATTGCCGCCAATGCGCCGATCGCTGTCAAGTTCGCGCTGGATGCCACCAACAAGGGAATGGAAACCAGCCAGAGCGAAGGCCTCGCCCTCGAAGCTTCTTACTTCGGGCTGTGCGCCGGCACGGAGGACAAGAAGGAAGGCACTTCGGCCTTCCTCGAGAAGCGCGCGCCGCGGTTTCTCGGTCGCTGA
- a CDS encoding CaiB/BaiF CoA transferase family protein — MANENIFSGLKVVDLSSFVAAPGAAVILSDFGADVIKVEPPQGDMWRQGHRTPVQPQSEDAYQWHLANRNKRSIALDLKSPGAQQVIFELANWADVFIVNTPHHARKKLKLEYEDIAGWNPRLIYADLTGFGENGPDADLPGFDVTAYWARSGLLSMTRDAGVPPTWPVGGSGDNATAVGLYSAIVTALYRRERTGKGSHVTTSLLAQGVWSASVSIQAALAGAKFPPRHDRTHPANAAMNVYRSSDETWFVLIITPDKFVTVVKAIGRADLLTDPRFSSPAQIMANMTPLTAIFDELFSAQPMAHWHSVFAGLNVTFGEVRGPQEVINDPQLRENEIIVPLEGAGAKLTSTISSPIQVHGVAKEPARRAAELGEHTEEILGELGFDAKDIESLRESGAVPKAREHAA, encoded by the coding sequence ATGGCAAACGAAAACATCTTTTCCGGCTTGAAGGTTGTCGACCTGTCCAGCTTCGTCGCTGCGCCCGGCGCGGCCGTGATCCTCTCCGACTTCGGCGCCGATGTCATCAAGGTCGAGCCGCCGCAAGGCGACATGTGGCGGCAAGGGCACCGCACCCCGGTCCAACCGCAATCCGAAGATGCCTATCAGTGGCATCTCGCCAACCGCAACAAGCGCAGCATCGCGTTGGATCTCAAGTCACCGGGCGCGCAGCAGGTCATCTTCGAGCTTGCCAACTGGGCCGATGTGTTCATCGTCAACACGCCGCACCATGCACGGAAGAAGCTGAAGCTCGAATATGAAGACATCGCGGGATGGAATCCGCGCCTGATCTACGCCGATCTGACCGGCTTCGGCGAGAACGGTCCTGACGCCGACCTACCCGGCTTCGACGTTACGGCGTATTGGGCGCGCAGCGGTCTCTTGTCGATGACTCGCGATGCGGGCGTGCCGCCGACCTGGCCCGTGGGCGGCAGCGGCGACAATGCCACGGCGGTCGGCCTCTATTCGGCGATCGTCACTGCCCTGTACAGGCGCGAGCGCACCGGCAAGGGCTCGCATGTCACGACGTCGCTGCTGGCCCAGGGTGTGTGGTCGGCCAGCGTTTCGATCCAGGCAGCACTCGCCGGCGCCAAATTTCCTCCGCGGCACGACCGCACACATCCCGCCAATGCGGCGATGAACGTGTATCGGTCATCCGACGAAACCTGGTTCGTCCTCATCATCACCCCCGACAAGTTCGTGACCGTCGTGAAGGCGATCGGCCGCGCGGATTTGCTGACCGATCCGCGCTTCTCCAGTCCGGCGCAGATCATGGCGAACATGACGCCGCTCACGGCCATCTTCGACGAGCTTTTCAGCGCCCAACCCATGGCGCATTGGCATTCGGTCTTCGCCGGCTTGAACGTCACTTTTGGCGAAGTCCGCGGACCGCAGGAGGTGATCAACGATCCGCAGCTGAGGGAAAACGAGATCATCGTTCCGCTCGAGGGCGCCGGCGCCAAGCTGACCTCGACGATCTCAAGCCCGATCCAGGTGCACGGCGTCGCCAAGGAACCGGCCCGGCGTGCGGCCGAACTCGGTGAGCACACCGAGGAGATTCTCGGCGAGCTCGGCTTCGACGCAAAGGACATCGAGAGCCTGCGCGAAAGCGGCGCCGTGCCGAAAGCAAGGGAACATGCGGCCTGA
- a CDS encoding helix-turn-helix domain-containing protein, whose product MEVRQEQPAGAPRNARWPYYDFWGKHGPVNLLSTSTNRGWSGLSAQLCNVSKAVVPWRTPQSEIRICIDVRGNNSFIARRAPGIESRIVVRRGVAWLSPPGLQDGSVDIAEDMSGVLHIYLPLSHFSLGNSDIKVDKSAIGSLSYESAFDDPLLAEIGCAIASELQTQTSAGSLLIEGLASCLAARLVQKYTGASIGQSIVSLARGALDRRRLQRVLEYIEANLESDLNLDLMASIACLSRYHFARAFKQAVGQPPHRYVSARRLDRAKALLTQGDRSLVDIALALSFSDQASFTRAFRQATGQAPGQFRQLFGSQQDGH is encoded by the coding sequence ATGGAAGTTCGGCAGGAGCAACCGGCTGGTGCGCCTCGCAATGCGCGGTGGCCGTACTACGATTTTTGGGGGAAGCATGGCCCCGTGAATTTGCTATCGACTTCCACGAATCGAGGCTGGTCCGGCCTGTCGGCCCAATTGTGCAATGTCAGCAAAGCGGTGGTCCCTTGGAGGACCCCACAATCCGAAATCAGAATTTGTATCGATGTCCGCGGCAATAATTCGTTCATCGCGCGGCGCGCTCCAGGCATTGAAAGTCGGATAGTCGTAAGGCGAGGTGTCGCGTGGCTATCCCCTCCTGGTTTGCAGGACGGTTCGGTTGATATAGCCGAAGATATGAGCGGAGTTTTGCATATCTATCTTCCACTCAGCCACTTCTCGCTGGGCAATTCCGATATCAAAGTCGATAAGTCCGCAATCGGCTCGTTGAGCTACGAAAGTGCTTTCGACGATCCGCTGCTGGCCGAGATCGGATGTGCAATCGCATCGGAGCTACAGACCCAGACCTCCGCCGGCAGTCTGCTCATTGAAGGCCTCGCATCGTGTCTCGCAGCGAGGTTGGTTCAAAAATACACCGGGGCATCGATCGGCCAGTCCATTGTTTCTCTCGCAAGAGGAGCGCTCGATCGGCGCAGACTCCAGCGTGTGCTGGAATACATCGAAGCGAACCTGGAAAGCGATCTCAACCTTGATCTCATGGCATCGATTGCTTGCCTGAGCCGATACCACTTTGCCCGTGCCTTCAAGCAAGCCGTCGGGCAACCCCCTCATCGCTACGTTAGCGCGAGGCGCCTTGACCGCGCGAAAGCCTTGTTGACGCAAGGTGATCGATCGTTGGTGGATATTGCGCTGGCGCTCAGCTTTTCTGATCAAGCCAGTTTCACACGCGCATTCAGGCAAGCAACAGGGCAGGCGCCCGGTCAGTTTCGTCAGTTATTCGGATCGCAACAGGACGGTCACTGA
- a CDS encoding MaoC family dehydratase gives MTGIQMSDEVAITAQSDQLYLDDLHVGQRFTTGTYRLDEAQIKSFGLQFDPQPFHTDEHAAERTFFKGLAASGWHTAAITMRLNVESGPPLAGGFVGAGGEVSWPAPARPGDVLHVESEVVEVTPSRSRPERGTIVLLSRTINQRGDVVLVQKAKLVVLRKVAA, from the coding sequence ATGACTGGGATTCAAATGAGCGACGAAGTCGCAATTACAGCCCAATCAGATCAATTGTATCTTGACGATCTTCACGTCGGACAACGCTTTACCACTGGAACGTACAGGCTCGACGAAGCGCAGATCAAGTCATTCGGTCTTCAGTTCGATCCGCAACCCTTTCATACGGACGAGCACGCGGCTGAGCGGACATTCTTCAAGGGTTTGGCGGCGAGCGGTTGGCACACCGCCGCGATCACAATGCGCCTGAATGTCGAGAGTGGTCCGCCACTCGCCGGCGGTTTCGTCGGCGCCGGCGGCGAGGTGAGCTGGCCGGCACCGGCCCGTCCGGGCGACGTGCTCCATGTTGAGAGCGAAGTAGTTGAAGTCACACCATCACGCTCCCGACCCGAGCGCGGAACGATAGTCCTTCTGAGCCGGACCATAAACCAACGTGGCGACGTTGTTCTGGTTCAGAAGGCCAAGCTTGTTGTTCTGCGAAAAGTCGCGGCGTGA
- a CDS encoding helix-turn-helix domain-containing protein, translating to MINRPLRLDMDWSTMVSREFSHLQRIEVGPACRPNCVTVRKGVIPWRTPQSDIRIFVDTRGNESLVTRRAPGVESRIIARRGTVWLSPPGLQEGSVDIAEDMTGILHIYLPLSHFSSGNFDINIDLAAVHGLSYESAFEDPLLAEIGCAIASELQTETSTGSLLIEGLASSLAARLVQKCIGTSAGQSMAPRASGALDRRRLQRVLDYIETNLEGDLSLDLMASIACLSRYHFARAFKQAVGQSPHRYVSARRLDRAKALLMQGDRSLVDVALALSFSDQASFTRAFRQATGRAPGQYRREFGSRQHDSPPAAIRQALPMLA from the coding sequence ATGATCAACCGGCCGCTGCGACTCGATATGGATTGGAGCACTATGGTTTCGAGGGAATTCTCTCATCTTCAGCGGATCGAGGTTGGTCCGGCCTGTCGGCCCAACTGTGTGACCGTTCGCAAAGGGGTAATCCCATGGAGAACCCCACAATCCGATATCAGGATTTTCGTAGATACTCGCGGCAATGAATCGCTGGTTACGCGACGGGCCCCAGGCGTCGAGAGCCGGATAATCGCAAGGCGAGGCACAGTTTGGCTCTCTCCTCCTGGTTTGCAGGAAGGTTCGGTTGACATCGCCGAAGATATGACGGGAATTCTGCATATTTATCTTCCACTCAGCCATTTCTCGTCCGGTAATTTCGATATCAATATCGATCTGGCCGCGGTCCACGGGCTTAGCTACGAAAGCGCTTTCGAAGATCCGCTGCTGGCTGAAATCGGATGTGCAATCGCATCGGAATTGCAGACCGAAACCTCCACCGGCAGTCTGCTCATTGAAGGCCTTGCATCCAGCCTAGCGGCGAGGTTGGTCCAAAAGTGCATCGGGACATCGGCCGGCCAGTCCATGGCTCCTCGCGCAAGTGGAGCTCTGGATCGACGCAGGCTTCAGCGTGTGCTGGATTACATTGAAACGAACCTGGAAGGCGATCTCAGCCTCGACCTGATGGCATCCATTGCTTGCCTGAGCCGATACCACTTTGCCCGCGCCTTCAAGCAAGCCGTCGGACAATCTCCTCATCGCTACGTTAGCGCCAGGCGCCTTGACCGCGCGAAAGCCTTGTTGATGCAAGGTGATCGATCGTTGGTGGATGTTGCGTTGGCGCTCAGCTTTTCCGACCAAGCAAGCTTCACACGCGCATTCAGGCAAGCAACAGGCCGGGCGCCCGGCCAATACCGCCGCGAGTTTGGATCGCGACAACACGATTCACCACCGGCTGCTATCAGGCAGGCTCTTCCGATGCTGGCGTGA
- a CDS encoding acyl-CoA dehydrogenase family protein translates to MATAAAQKPSGPKQLPPPNADFFQFADSLGDEERAIVKKVRAYMETKVAPIINKHWVEDSFPFELLPSYKELNIAGLGMHGYGCPGGSPLLVGLVALEIARTDVSFCTFHGVHTGLAMNSIYLAGTEEQKQKWLPPMARMEKVGCFALTEPLVGSGTGAGLTTTAQREGDTWVLNGQKRWIGNAPWCDISIVWARDVADNQVKGFIVENKTTPGFSVEKMQNKIALKVVQNGQITMTDCRVPDANRLQGGKGTFRDPALVLRGTRHGVGWEITGAQMGAYENALKYAQERLQFGKPIGSFQLIQDLLARMLANIVACQSMLVRAMQLETEGKLTDTQAAIVKAFCTSKARETVAWARELMGGNGILVDYNVARFFADAEAIYSYEGTYQMQNLIVGKAITGFSAFV, encoded by the coding sequence ATGGCCACCGCTGCTGCACAGAAACCTTCGGGACCGAAACAGCTTCCTCCGCCGAACGCCGACTTCTTTCAATTCGCTGACTCGCTGGGCGACGAGGAGAGGGCGATCGTCAAGAAGGTGCGCGCCTACATGGAGACGAAGGTCGCTCCCATCATCAACAAACACTGGGTCGAGGACTCATTCCCGTTCGAGCTACTCCCGTCTTACAAGGAACTGAACATCGCCGGCCTCGGCATGCACGGTTACGGTTGCCCCGGTGGAAGCCCCTTGCTGGTCGGCCTGGTCGCCCTGGAGATCGCGCGTACGGATGTTTCGTTCTGTACTTTCCACGGCGTCCACACCGGTCTTGCGATGAATTCCATCTACCTCGCGGGCACGGAGGAGCAGAAGCAGAAGTGGCTGCCCCCGATGGCGCGCATGGAAAAGGTCGGCTGCTTCGCGCTGACCGAGCCGCTGGTGGGCTCGGGAACCGGTGCTGGTCTCACGACCACGGCGCAGCGCGAAGGCGACACCTGGGTCCTCAACGGACAGAAGCGCTGGATCGGCAACGCGCCGTGGTGCGACATCTCGATCGTCTGGGCGCGCGACGTGGCCGATAACCAGGTGAAGGGGTTCATCGTCGAGAACAAGACGACGCCCGGGTTCAGCGTCGAGAAGATGCAGAACAAGATCGCGCTGAAGGTCGTGCAGAACGGCCAGATCACGATGACCGACTGCCGCGTGCCCGATGCGAACCGTCTCCAGGGAGGCAAAGGGACGTTTCGCGATCCTGCGCTGGTGCTGCGCGGCACCCGGCACGGCGTTGGCTGGGAAATCACCGGCGCCCAGATGGGTGCCTACGAAAATGCCCTCAAATACGCGCAGGAGCGCTTGCAGTTTGGCAAGCCGATCGGGTCGTTCCAGCTCATTCAGGATCTTCTGGCGAGGATGCTGGCCAACATCGTGGCCTGTCAAAGCATGCTGGTCCGCGCGATGCAGTTGGAAACCGAAGGCAAGCTGACGGATACGCAGGCAGCGATCGTCAAGGCATTCTGCACGTCCAAGGCACGGGAAACCGTCGCCTGGGCCCGCGAGCTGATGGGCGGCAACGGAATTCTGGTCGATTACAACGTGGCGCGCTTCTTTGCCGATGCCGAGGCGATCTACTCCTACGAAGGCACCTACCAGATGCAGAACCTGATCGTCGGCAAGGCGATCACCGGGTTCAGTGCCTTCGTCTGA